The genomic segment ACGTGAAGACTTCGTGCTGACTGCAGCTCACTGCTCAGGAAGGTGAGGAGCAGCGCCTTGGCCCCCAACTTCTGTCGACCCCTTGCAGGGACCCTCTTCTCAGGGGCTGCAGACCTGAGCCACCAGGTAACATAGCAGAGCTCTTCAGAGGACAGGTGAGCTTTGGGGAGAGAAGGACAGGTCAGCGTGAGTGGTGTGTGGAGGGAAGGCAATGATCAAAGGTGGGATGGAAGGAAGCCAATGTTACACCTGGAGACCAGAGAGTAATTGTGAGAAATTCATGGTTTTCCTTAGAGACAGTCAAGCTCTGTGCAGGACGGAACACCCAGCCAGGCTGCCAGGAAGCAGACAGCACAGAGATGCTCAGCCCCAGGGCCCATCCCCTAGGTGGTGTGCACTTTCCCTATGGCTCCTGGTCTGTATCTCCTGTGCCTCCACCTCCCGCTCTGCTCTCTGTGCAGCTCCATCACTGTCACCCTGGGGGCCCACAATGTCAACAAGCAGGAGAGGACCTGGCAGGTCATCCCCGTGAGAAGAGCCATCCCCCACCCACACTATAATAATAAGAACCATCAAAACGACATCATGTTACTGCAGGTAGGGCACGTGGCTGCACTGCTTCTTGCAAACTGTAATCCCCGGGGTTTTGCAACCCACATGATCTCATTCCTGTCCCTCCTTCAAGTACAACACCTTCAGTGGTCAAAGGGCTGTGAAGAAGGCAACCCCATGACTGTCGATGCAGCCTTTGTGGGCTGTCGGTAGGTGAGAATGCCTTTCCTCTGCCTTCAGCTGACAAGGAAGGCCAATCTGACCTCCGCTGTAAGCCCCATCAGGCTGCCCTGGAGGAGGGAGCCGGTGAAGCCAGGGATGGTGTGCAGTGTGGCCGGCTGGGGGCTTCTTGGTGTGAACATGCCTATTGCAGAGAAACTGCAGGAGGTAGAGCTTGAAGTCCAAAAGAATGAGCAATGCAGCTCTCGCTACAAAGATTACAATGACAGCATCCAGATATGTGCGGGGGACCCGAGAAAGAGGAAGAGTTCTTTTAAGGTGAGATCCCCAGTACTATCCATGCAAAGCCCTGGGCACAGCCGAGCTGTGAGCATCCGGGGCAGTGGGAACTGATCACATCCCTGTGTCCCCAGACTGTCCTCCTATCCAGTCTCTGCCCTGTCTCCCTGGGGGGTGGACACTGTCCCACAGTCACATATGGGctgaggcttcctgggggaggagaagggggattGTCAAGGCCAGGCTGAAACCTCAGGACCAACAAGGCCTTGATATCAGCCAGGCCCCACAACATAgaccaccccaacccctccaacCCCGGGGTGGCAGGGAGTATCCGACCTAAAGAAAGTGCAGCTCagcccttcctctctctgcccacagGGGGACTCCGGGGGTCCCCTCGTGTGTAACGGTGTGGCCCAGGGCATTGTCTCCTTTGGAAACAAGGATGGGACACCCCCAAATGTCTACACCAGAATCTCGGGCTTTCTGCACTGGATTCAGAAAACAATGAGCTACGACAACCTGCAGGGACCAGACTGAGGTGCCCCTGGAACGGCTCCCTCCATCTTCTCTGGGGGGGACGTCAGAACAGCCCTGGGCCAAGAGGGTCCAGGGGGAGTGCTAATCGGAACTTAATAAACTTTCATCTCTTGAGCAGAAATCATTGAGTCCTCCTTTATTCACCCAAACACATTCGTGAGGCCCCTACTGTGTCTGGCAACCATCTGTTCCCATTTCTGATCTGTTACAGGCTTCCCCTCCAGGACACACCCCCACTTCCAACTCTGGAATGAAAACTCCTGCTGCACTGACAGCCAGCCCCCTCCAGGCACACGCCCCCAGTGCCAGCTCCCCCTGCCAGGCTGGCCATGAGCTCCATCAGAGAAGGGAGACACCTCCTCAAGAAAACACAACCCCCTTCCCAGGACCCTCCTATCGCATCCATAGGCCCTCCTCCTCATCCATGCCTactcccctaccccaccctgtCCCAGTGTCGATGCGGCAACATAAGACAATCCAGATGTGGAAGGAGGACCACTTGAGAAGCTCTGGGCTTGAGGGGGCACATGTTCACCCTAACAGAGATGGGTGGAGACTTTGCCATGGTTAGCGCACCCCATGCACTGTTCCCTCCCCACATCAGAGCAGCCAGAGCTCAGATGCCCGAGAAAGTTTCAGGAGGGCCTTCAGGATTCCCAGGCCCAGCTCAAGTGCCTGTCCCAGCTCTGTCTTGGAGTCGTGGGCCCAGGGCCCTG from the Hippopotamus amphibius kiboko isolate mHipAmp2 chromosome 2, mHipAmp2.hap2, whole genome shotgun sequence genome contains:
- the LOC130845398 gene encoding mast cell protease 1A-like; this translates as MLLRLLLVALLLSPTGEAGKIIGGHEAKPHSHPYMAVLLIQTSKEFSRCGGFLVREDFVLTAAHCSGSSITVTLGAHNVNKQERTWQVIPVRRAIPHPHYNNKNHQNDIMLLQLTRKANLTSAVSPIRLPWRREPVKPGMVCSVAGWGLLGVNMPIAEKLQEVELEVQKNEQCSSRYKDYNDSIQICAGDPRKRKSSFKGDSGGPLVCNGVAQGIVSFGNKDGTPPNVYTRISGFLHWIQKTMSYDNLQGPD